In Musa acuminata AAA Group cultivar baxijiao chromosome BXJ3-9, Cavendish_Baxijiao_AAA, whole genome shotgun sequence, a single genomic region encodes these proteins:
- the LOC135649609 gene encoding uncharacterized protein LOC135649609 isoform X1, whose protein sequence is MHTALQSGGRSPKPLNGPSGAQQLKSGSESDHNTGPSLLSHSKSKKRDRSDQCTEPIKRERPSKPDDGDSIDFKSDNMIKAEIVKITEKGGLVSSEGVEKLVYLMQLDRTEKKIDVASRILVADVIAATDRYDCLNRFVQLQGVPVLNDWLHEVHKCKAGDASNPKESDKAVEDLILALLRALAKLPVNLNALQTCNIGKSVNHLRTHKNPEIQKKARSLIDTWKKRVDAEFAKISDAKSVASGQPVWQVKPGSSDVSHAGSRRAGSTDMTSKSPVTPTTLCKTLPSKPGHSDVIVKSETQGNLKMGSTLVTSVPAGSKDSLCKASANTGAEMLPTAVKEEKSSSSSQSQNNSQSCSSDHAKTVGSSWKEDTRSSSAGSINATKVAGGSSRHRKSSNGVIGTSTSGSQKEANSSKSGSLYRATAFEKSSQSGLTCDNPIDLPVVDHGNSHKLIVRLPNPVRSPARSASGSSFEDPSISGSRASSPGVSDKHEPTDRRVKLHLPSTAADAKTESWQSNDVKELPVGVGGDRSPAADEHIRNAEETGKAIEAPRAVCSSFGNEKGILCTESKTSSFSSINALIESCVKYSEASASLAVEDDGMNLLASVAAGEISKSDLISPTGSPGASPATEDPSTEAKSRLSSDDDAAQSHVKLDEVADADSIKQGKTVGSILTRDVSYLDGTNFSRNNGTDVSLEGINMTGIHTELSPAAVNSHKAEDSCAKSEWKVEEERDGKFSVFKPAEVDKRDSEGASILEEKQMTDMQVLDHYTGCKLKETSLSAEESKPIEYAHQKIEDGSICTSEIVCNDGDDLDIAVSGIKSEKLVVEESQSCPTAKRIPEDATSSDQQQHLRTESAERSVDAGISLDSPDVTSSKDPDKSRICKPDDLSVSHLESNDKQGNNSLNSSMLDESVRPAISSCGAAVVVEDLKVKESHKSSSMESASQEPPSSFTAQETERRSKSAGPRVSGAVADVQEDLASSVEASSLAVEAAVDVASKLDFDLNEGIIGDDGNQFETAVSVSTVCSSTVHLPNLSPFANSTSTGLPAPITVAAPAKGPFVPPENLLRSKGEPGWKGSAATSAFRPAEPRKVLEMPLNTPGMLSPSDFAGKQCRPLLDIDLNEPDEGVLEDMANLSSAKTMGSESGTTSNLDASPRISGGLDLDLNRVDEGMENGQFLASASHGMAVPLLSVGPASAEFPNRESNMLRDFDLNNGPGPEELCSEPITRSQNTKNTSSVPFLPPVANVRMNAVEAGSVSSWFPPGSSYPAVAIPSFLSNRGEQPYPIVAAQGAQRILGPVTASGPFGGDVYRGPVLSSSPAMAFTPAFPYAGFTFGSNFPLASNSYSGASASFVDSSGASSGFPAIPSPLVGPAGAILSNYPRPYGINLPEGGAIGGSNNTRKWISSGLDLNSGPGNADMEGKDERLPLASRQLLVATSQAFTEEQLRMYAVVPGGGLKRKEPEGGWDADRSAYKQLSWQ, encoded by the coding sequence ATGCACACAGCACTTCAGTCAGGTGGGCGTTCTCCTAAACCACTTAATGGTCCGTCCGGTGCACAACAGTTGAAATCTGGTTCGGAGAGTGACCATAATACTGGCCCTTCTCTCCTGTCACACTCTAAGTCAAAAAAGAGGGACAGGAGTGATCAGTGCACAGAGCCTATCAAGAGAGAGCGGCCTTCTAAACCAGATGATGGTGATTCTATTGACTTCAAGTCTGATAACATGATCAAGGCAGAAATAGTCAAAATAACAGAAAAAGGTGGACTTGTAAGCTCCGAAGGGGTTGAGAAATTAGTGTACTTAATGCAGCTTGATAGAACTGAGAAAAAAATAGACGTTGCAAGTCGGATATTGGTGGCAGATGTGATTGCAGCCACTGATCGATATGATTGCCTTAACAGGTTTGTGCAGCTTCAGGGTGTGCCGGTCTTGAATGATTGGCTCCATGAGGTTCACAAATGTAAGGCTGGTGATGCTAGTAATCCTAAAGAAAGTGATAAAGCTGTTGAGGACCTTATCTTGGCTCTTCTTCGTGCACTGGCTAAATTGCCTGTGAACCTTAATGCTTTGCAGACTTGTAACATTGGTAAATCTGTGAATCATTTGCGGACCCATAAAAACCCTGAGATCCAGAAGAAAGCTAGGAGTCTTATTGACACCTGGAAGAAACGAGTTGATGCAGAATTTGCAAAGATCAGTGATGCAAAATCTGTTGCATCAGGCCAACCTGTTTGGCAAGTCAAGCCAGGTTCTTCTGATGTTTCTCATGCAGGAAGTAGACGTGCTGGATCAACTGATATGACTTCAAAGAGCCCTGTAACTCCAACCACATTGTGTAAAACTCTGCCTAGTAAGCCTGGACATTCAGATGTTATTGTTAAGTCAGAAACGCAAGGAAATTTGAAAATGGGTTCAACCTTAGTAACATCTGTTCCAGCTGGCTCAAAGGATTCACTTTGCAAAGCATCTGCTAACACTGGGGCAGAGATGCTGCCAACAGCAGTCAAAGAGGAGAAGAGCAGCAGTTCCAGTCAATCTCAGAACAATAGCCAGTCTTGTTCAAGTGATCATGCAAAAACAGTAGGTTCTTCATGGAAGGAAGACACAAGGAGTTCGAGTGCTGGGTCAATAAATGCTACTAAGGTTGCTGGTGGTTCATCTCGTCATCGAAAATCTAGCAATGGGGTTATAGGGACTAGTACTTCTGGATCTCAGAAGGAAGCTAATTCAAGTAAATCTGGTTCTCTCTACAGGGCTACAGCATTCGAAAAATCATCACAATCAGGACTGACATGTGACAACCCAATTGATCTGCCTGTTGTAGATCATGGGAATAGCCACAAGCTCATTGTCAGGCTTCCTAACCCTGTCCGGAGTCCTGCACGAAGTGCAAGCGGAAGTTCATTTGAGGATCCATCAATTTCGGGTAGTAGAGCATCATCTCCTGGGGTCTCGGACAAACATGAGCCCACTGATCGTAGAGTAAAACTTCATCTGCCTAGTACTGCCGCAGATGCTAAAACAGAGTCATGGCAGAGCAACGATGTCAAAGAACTTCCTGTTGGAGTTGGAGGTGACAGATCACCTGCAGCTGATGAACACATCAGGAATGCTGAGGAGACTGGGAAGGCTATAGAGGCTCCAAGAGCTGTATGTTCATCATTTGGAAACGAAAAGGGAATTCTCTGTACTGAATCCAAGACGAGTTCCTTTAGCTCTATAAATGCCTTGATTGAAAGTTGCGTCAAATATTCTGAAGCTAGTGCCTCGTTGGCTGTTGAAGATGATGGGATGAATCTACTTGCTAGCGTGGCAGCTGGAGAAATCTCCAAGTCTGACTTAATTTCTCCCACTGGCTCACCTGGAGCTTCACCTGCAACAGAGGACCCATCAACAGAGGCCAAGTCAAGGttatcaagtgatgatgatgcagCCCAGAGCCATGTTAAATTAGATGAAGTCGCTGATGCAGACTCTATTAAGCAAGGTAAGACTGTTGGTtctattttaactagggatgtcTCGTACCTGGACGGGACCAACTTTTCACGAAATAATGGAACTGATGTCTCCTTGGAAGGTATTAACATGACAGGTATTCATACTGAGCTATCTCCTGCTGCTGTAAATTCTCATAAAGCTGAAGACTCCTGTGCTAAATCGGAATGGAAAGTTGAGGAAGAAAGAGATGGAAAATTTTCTGTTTTCAAACCAGCTGAAGTGGATAAGCGTGATAGTGAAGGAGCTTCCATACTTGAGGAAAAGCAGATGACGGATATGCAGGTTTTGGACCATTATACAGGTTGCAAGCTTAAAGAAACAAGCTTATCAGCAGAGGAAAGCAAACCTATTGAATATGCTCATCAGAAGATTGAAGATGGCAGCATATGTACCTCTGAAATTGTTTGCAATGATGGAGATGACCTTGACATTGCTGTTTCAGGTATTAAATCAGAAAAGCTGGTTGTTGAGGAATCCCAATCATGTCCTACAGCAAAAAGAATACCTGAGGATGCAACTTCGTCTGACCAGCAGCAACATCTAAGGACAGAGTCTGCGGAGAGAAGTGTGGATGCTGGTATTTCATTGGATTCTCCTGATGTTACTTCATCTAAAGATCCTGATAAGTCTAGGATTTGTAAGCCTGATGACCTGAGTGTCAGTCACTTGGAGTCGAATGATAAACAGGGGAACAACAGCCTCAACTCATCTATGCTTGACGAATCAGTTAGACCTGCAATCAGCTCCTGTGGTGCTGCTGTGGTAGTTGAAGACTTGAAAGTAAAGGAGTCTCATAAAAGTTCAAGCATGGAATCAGCCAGTCAAGAACCACCATCGAGTTTTACAGCCCAAGAGACTGAGCGTCGATCAAAGTCTGCTGGTCCTAGGGTATCTGGGGCTGTTGCAGATGTGCAGGAGGATCTTGCATCATCTGTAGAGGCCTCTTCATTGGCTGTTGAAGCTGCTGTAGATGTTGCCAGTAAGCTTGACTTTGATTTGAATGAAGGCATCATTGGAGATGATGGAAACCAATTTGAGACTGCTGTCTCAGTTTCAACTGTATGTTCCTCTACAGTTCATTTGCCCAACCTGTCTCCTTTTGCAAATTCCACATCAACCGGTTTGCCTGCTCCAATTACAGTAGCTGCACCAGCAAAAGGACCTTTCGTTCCAcctgaaaacttacttaggagcAAGGGTGAACCTGGATGGAAAGGCTCAGCTGCCACTAGTGCTTTTCGACCAGCGGAACCACGAAAAGTTCTGGAGATGCCACTTAATACTCCTGGAATGTTGTCACCATCTGATTTTGCAGGGAAGCAGTGTCGCCCTCTGCTTGATATTGATCTGAATGAACCTGATGAGGGAGTTCTTGAAGACATGGCCAACCTGAGCTCTGCTAAGACCATGGGCTCTGAATCTGGGACAACAAGTAATCTTGATGCATCCCCTCGAATTTCTGGGGGACTTGATCTTGATTTAAATAGAGTTGATGAAGGTATGGAAAATGGCCAGTTCTTAGCGAGTGCCTCCCATGGAATGGCGGTGCCACTTTTATCTGTAGGACCAGCATCCGCAGAATTTCCTAATAGGGAGTCCAATATGTTAAGGGACTTTGATTTAAATAATGGACCGGGCCCTGAAGAACTTTGTTCTGAACCTATAACTAGGAGTCAAAATACAAAAAACACTAGTAGTGTGCCATTCTTACCTCCAGTAGCCAATGTTAGGATGAATGCTGTTGAAGCAGGAAGTGTGTCATCATGGTTTCCTCCTGGTAGTTCCTATCCTGCTGTTGCTATACCATCCTTCTTGTCGAACAGAGGAGAGCAGCCTTACCCAATTGTTGCAGCACAAGGAGCACAAAGAATTTTGGGGCCAGTTACGGCTAGTGGCCCCTTTGGGGGTGATGTTTACAGGGGTCCTGTGCTTTCATCATCTCCAGCCATGGCGTTTACTCCAGCATTTCCTTATGCTGGTTTcacttttggctccaattttccgCTTGCGTCAAACTCATATTCAGGTGCTTCAGCATCCTTTGTTGATTCGTCTGGCGCTAGTTCAGGTTTCCCTGCCATTCCTTCCCCACTTGTTGGACCTGCTGGTGCCATTTTGTCAAATTATCCAAGGCCTTATGGTATAAACCTTCCGGAGGGTGGTGCTATTGGTGGATCTAACAACACTCGGAAATGGATTTCGTCGGGTCTTGATCTAAATTCAGGTCCAGGAAATGCAGATATGGAAGGGAAAGATGAGAGGCTGCCTTTGGCATCGAGACAACTCCTAGTTGCAACCTCCCAGGCTTTCACGGAGGAGCAGCTACGAATGTATGCAGTGGTGCCGGGTGGGGGTTTGAAGAGGAAGGAGCCTGAAGGGGGTTGGGATGCAGACAGATCTGCTTACAAGCAACTCTCATGGCAGTGA